GCGCCTCCCACAGCCGTTCGTCCGCCATCTCGGCTCCCGGCGGCGTGAGCGCCTCGCGCACGGTGCCGGCGAACAGGTGCGTATCCTGGATCATCACCGCGAACTGTGCGCGCAGCGAGCGCAGGGAGATCCCGGTGATGGGCCTGCCATCCAGGCGAACCGTGCCCGCGCTCGGGTCGAACAGGCGGAGGAGCAGGCTCACGATCGTGCTCTTGCCGGCACCGCTCTTGCCGAGCAGCACCGTGAAGCTGCCGGGTTCGAGGCGGAGCGTCGCCCCACGCAGCACGGCCGCGCCGCGCCCGCCGGAGTCCGGGTAGGCGAAGTGGACGTCCTCGAGCTCGAGGGCGCCGCGCGCGCGGCCGATCTGAACGGCGGCGGGCGCGTCGCGCACCTCGGGTGCGTGCTCGAGGAGCGCCAGGAGCCGCTCGCCGGCGGCGAGCCCCTTGCTCACCGCCGATGCCAGGTCGTTGATCTTCTCGACCGGCTTCAGGAGGTTGGAGATGTAGCTCGCGAAGACCGTGAGGACGCCGACGGTCAAGCTCCCGCGCAGCACGAGGAGCGCTCCGCCGCCGATCACGACGGCGACGGCGACGCCCTTGGCGATGGTCAGCGAGCGCTCCATGCCGACCTCGAGACGGGTCTCGTGCATGCCGGCTTCGAGGCTGCGGGCGTTGGTGGCGCCGAAGCGCTCGCGGGCGTGCTCCTCGGCCCCCAGCACCTGCACGGTGGGCAGGCCGCGCACGATCTCCTGCGCCAGCCCCGCGACCTCGCCCTCGTGATGCCGCTTTTCGCGCGAGGCCTCGTGCAGCTGGCGGCCGTTCCAGAGCGCCACCGCGATGAGGGCCGGGACGATCACCAGGCCGACCAGGCCGAGCCGCGGCTCGATCCAGAACATCACCGCGAGGGTGAGCGTCCCCGTCGTCGCGTAGCGGAAGATGAGCGGGACGGTCCTCATCTGCAGGCGGACGAAGACCTTCACGTCGTCGACCAGCCGCAGCACGAGCTCGCCGCTGCGGTGCGTCGCGCGGATGGTGGGCGGCAGCGCCTGCACGTGCATGAGCACGCGATCCCGCAGCTCGAGGTTGACCTGCTCGGCCACCCGCGCGTCGATGATCTTCTGCCAGGCGACCGCCGCCGCGCCGATCGCGGTGATGAGCACGTAGCCCGCGGCGAGCGGGAGGACGAGCGCCTCCGGAGAGAGCCCGGGATCGAGCGCCCGCAGGAGCGGAGGAAGGGGCTTGTGGGCGATGGCGCTGTCGATCAGCAGCTTCAGCGGCCACGGGGTGAGGATGGCCGCCCCGGCGGCGACGATCTCGAGGACCGTCGACAGCACGAGCGCCCAGCGGTGGGTCCACAGGTCCCCGCGGAAGGCGCGGCTCAACCGCGAGACGACGCCCCGCTTCATGCCGCCACCGCCGGCCGGAACAGCAGGGCGAGGTGCGCCGCCAGCCGCTCGCCGTCGAAGCGTTGGCGGACGGCGGCCTCCGCCGCGCCTCCGAGACGGCGCGCGAGGTCGGGATCGCGATGCAGGCGCACCATGGCCTCGGCGAGTGCGGCGGGATCCTCGGGCGGAACGAGGAGGCCGTTGACGCCGTCCACGACCAGCTCGGGGATTCCGGAGACCGCGGTCGTGACCACCGGCAGGCCGCACGCCATCGCCTCGATGAGCACGTTCGGGATGCCGTCGCGGTCGCCGTCCTCGGCCACCCGGCAGGGCAGGCAGAAGACCGTGGCGCGGAGGTATTCGTCGAGCAGTGCCGCCTGCCCGAGCGGGCCTGCCAGCTGCACGGCGTCGGCGAGGCCGCGCGCGGTGATCCGCCGCCGGACCTCCGCCTCGTGCGCGCCCTGGTCGCCCACGATCGTCGCCTTGACGGCGACGCCCTGTGCGCGGACCAGCGCGCACGCCTCGACGAGGACGTCGAAGCCCTTCTTCGGCACGAGTCGGCCGACGCCGAGCGCCCGGATCGACTGATCCCTCGCGGTCGGAGCGCCGGGTGCCGCCGCGAGCAGCCGCGCCAGGTCGGCGTTCAGCCCATGGTACACGCAGTGAACGGGGACCCCGGCGGCGATCGCTGCCAGGTACCGGCGGTTCGCCTCGGTGCAGGTCACCGCGAAGCGTGCCGCCGCAATTTTCCGGCGAAGAAGGCCGCCGGGGTTGAGCGACGGCTGGTAGAGGTCGCGCGCGTGGGCCGTGAAGGAGAAGGGGATGCGGCTGATCATGGAGGCCAGCCAGGCGACCGTCGCGGTCCCGTGGCAGAAGTGGGCGTGCAGGTGGCGGACGTCGGGCGTCCGGCGCAGGCGGTCGGCGAGCGCGGTGGCTTGGAGGAACTCCTTCACGACCCGCGGCGGCCACGAGCCGTCGCGTCGCGCGCGCCGGGCCTGGGCGATGGTGGCGGCGATCGCGCGGACGAGGCCCCGCGGCCGCCACCAGGCGAGGCGGAGAATCCCCGGTAGGAACGCCGGCAGCGAGCGCACGAGCCAGCGGAGGAACGGGGTGTGCGTGAAGGAGGCCGTGACCGGAAGATAGTCGGGGCGGGCGGCGATGCGCGCGACGACCGGATGAGGCGCGCGCCGATCGTCGAGCTTGAGGACGAAGAGCCGCAGGCGGAGGCCCTGCCGCTCGAGCCAGTGGATCTCGCTCGCGATGAAGGTCTCCGACAGGCGGGGGAAGCCGGTGAGCAGGTACGCGATCGAGCCGGTCGCGCGGCTCGCGCTACGGCGGGCGTCAGCCATAGGCCCGCTCGAGCACCCTGCCGAGCCGCTCGGTGCAGCGCCCGAGCTCGAAACGTCGCTCGATGTACGCCCGCCCCTCCCGCCCGAGCCGCTTCCGCCAGTCCGGCCGGCGGGCGAGCAGCTCGAGCGCGCGGGCGAGCGCCTCGGCATCGCCGGGCGGAACGAGGACGCCGGTCCGGCCGGGCAGGACGGCGGTCGCCACGGCGCCGACGTCGCTCGCCACCACGGCGCGGGCGCTGGCCAGCGCCTCGAGCACGACGTTGGGCAGCCCGTCGCGGTCGCCGTTGCGGTCGGCGACCGACGGCAGCACGACGACGTGCGCGCGTGCGTACTCGGCCGGGAGATCGGCGTGCGTGCCCGGGCCCGCGAGCGTGACGCGCTCGCCGAGGCGCGCGGCAGCAACCGCCCGGGCGAGCCGCGCCTGCCGGGGCCCTTCGCCGACGATCCGCAGCCGGAACGGGATCGTGAGGCGCGCGACCGCCTCGATGAGCGTCTCGAAGCCCTTTTTCTCGACCAGCCGGCCCACCGCGAGGAGGCAGAGCGGGACCCCGCGCGGCTCCGGCCTGGGGCGGAAGCGATGCGTGTCCACCCCGTGCGGGAGGACGCGAGACGGCGCCCCTGCCCGCGCCAGCTCGGCGGCGATGTCGCGGTTGCAGGCGATGACACAGGCCGCCCGCCGGGCGCGCGCGGCGAGTGCCGCCGGCGTGACTTTCCGGGCATCACGTGCATGGACGCTGAAGCCGTACGGCACGCCGAGCCGCCGCGCGGCGTGCGCCGCGACCGCGGCGGGGCGGTGCGCGAAGTAGCCGTGGATGCCTGTTACCTCCCGTCCGCGAAGGCGCTCGGCGAGACGCGCCGCCTGCGTGCTCGCGCTCCCCGCGGGGAGCAGCTCGACTCGGCCGAGGAGGCGCGCGCAGCCGGGGTGGAGCGGCCCGCCGTCACCTGCCTTGGTCGCGAACACGGCGGCGAGGGTGCCGCGCGCGTCGAGGGCGAGCAGCTCGTTCAGGAGAAAGGTCTCCGACCGGCGCGGAAAGCCGCTGGTGACCACGGCGATGCCGCCGGGCATCATGCCCCTCCATCAAACAGCGCCCGCGCGCGCGTCACCACGCGCACGAGCCCCCCGAGGTCGACCGGCGCGACGGGCGCCGGATCCCGGTGAAGGGCGGACAGCACTGTGGAGATCAGCCGCTCGGGTGTGAGCTCTCCCGGCTCGATGAGGTCGAAGTACCCGAGATCGGCGAAGCGCCTGGCGCGGATGAGCTGCTCGCGCACCGGCTCGGCGCGGGGGACGAGGACGGCGCGGCGCCCGGACGAGAGGAGCTCGCACACGGTGCTGTATCCGGCCATCGAGACCACGACGTCGGCCTCGGCGTAGCGGCGGCCGAGGTCGGGTTCGAAATCGAAGAAGTCGACGTCCGGCATGACGCCGAACCGCTCGAGGATCCGGGCGCGGCGGTGCTCGGGCATCTGCGGGCCGAAGACGATCGTCGTGCGGAGCGCGAAGCGGCGGGGAAGCCCGAGCAGTCCCTCGAGGTAGGCCTCCACGACGTCGCTGCCGTCCCCGCCCCCGCCCGTCGTCACCAGCACCCGTGGCGGTCCGCCGTTGGACGGGCACCCCTCGGTCCCCGTTCGCAGGTAGCCGCAGAACACCGTCTTGCGGGCGACGGCCTCGGGGAACCCGTACTCGCGCACGGTGTCGAAGACCGCGGGCGTCCCGTAGACCCACACCTCGTCGTAGTAGCGCTCGATGGTCGCGAACGCGTGCGACTTCGCCAGCACGCGGCGGGTCCGCGCCGGCTCGTCCAGGATGTCGCGCAGCCCGAGCACGATGCGCGGCGGCCGGCGCAGCCGGCGCAGCGCGGCCAGGGTCCCGAGCAGCTCGCCGTCCACCCCGGTGGCTCGTTTGTCGACGATCACCAGGTCGGGGTCGAAGCCGAGCGCTGCCTTGCGCAGGATGTCGCGGCGCATGCGCTTCACGTCGTCTGACCAGGAGGACAGAAACATAGGCTGGTAGCGCTCGGCGGCGACGCGGTCGAGGCACGGGAGCTTCACGTAATCCATCCCGTCCGGGATGCGCAGCGCGTGGATGACCGGGGAGCCCGTGACGATGAGGACGGCGGCACCCGGCAGCGCCCCGGTGAGCGCTTCCGCAACGAGCAGCGTGCGGTGGATGTTCCCGAGGCCGAAGGTGTCGTGCGAGTAGAGAAGAATTTTGGGACCGATCACCGGGGACGGCTGCACTGCCATCTCGACGGCGGGGACCGGCGCCATGCTGTTCGTGATCTCTGTGCTTTCGTCGACCATCGCGGCACTCATTGCCGTGACGGGTTCCCCATCCCGGGGGCTATCCGGTCCGTCCCAGCGCCCTACGGCATAGTGTCGATACCAGACTACATACGGGTTTGTGAATACCAGGATACATGAGGGTTACGGAAGTACCCTAGCGGTATCGCAAGTGCGGTATTCTAGCAGCCGTCGCGAGGGGATGGCGGCGGATCGAAGACGACGTCGGCGTCACGCGTTTCTGGGTGAAATGCCCCAGCGGTATCGCACCGCGGTATTGGCGTCCCCGGCGCAAGCCGTCGACGCTCGACCGCGCACCGTCCGAGGCGAGACCTGTCCCCCGGAAACTCGTCAGTGTAGCCCTTCGGATCCGTTCGATTTTCTTGCCGCAGGCGTCGAGCGCGATGACCGGCGCCCCGCTCGCCGCCGCGTCGGGGCGACGGCCGGTGGAGGAGATCGCGCAGGATGCGCTCCGGTCTCGACTGCATCCACGGGGGCGCGCACCGCGGCGGTCACGACGGGGTGGAAGCGCAGCCTGAGTTCAAGCGCCGCCCTCTTCCCGCATTTCCCCCATTGACACGCACGCGCCTGCCCATCAGTTTCCGGCAAGGGGGGCAGTAGTTGAACCTCGACTTCTCCTGTCCTCTAGCCCTTCCCGTGCAGACGTGGCCGCCCTCCGGCCTGCGCGACTCGATCGTCTGCGCCGCGGAGTCCGCCTTCACGCTGCACGTCTACGACGAGGTGCAGCTGGACCAGGTCGCCGATGCTTGCGGCGTCGCCACGAGTACCGATTGACACCATGAGCACACACGCAGAAGACCTGGGACCCCGCGACGAACCCGAAGCGCCGCCCCCGGTTCGCGCGCGACGGCGCATCCCGCGCGCGGCCCTCTTCGCCCCCGCGCTGCTCGCCGGCGCCGCCGCGTACTACCTCCGGCCGGCGGGCAGCACGGCGCCCCTGGGCTACGTGACCGTCGCCGTCGACCACGGGCCGATCGAGCGTGTCGTCAACGCTACCGGCGCCGTGAACCCGGTCACTGCCGTGCTGGTGGGAACTTACGTCTCGGGCCCGATCCAGGCGATCGACGCTACCTTCAACTCGACGGTCAAGAAGGGCCAGCGCATCGCGAAGATCGACCCGGCGCCCTTCGCCGTGAAGGTCCGCGAGGCCGAGGCCAACCTCCAGAACGCGCAGGCGAAGGTCGCAGGGAACCGTGCCGACCTGAAGCTCAAGAAGCTCCTCCTCGAGCGGAACCGCGTGCTGCTCCGGCGGAACCTGATTGCGCAGAACGACCTCGACACCGCCGAGACCAGCTACGAGCAGTCGTCGGCGCAGCTCGCCCTCGACCAGGCCGCCGTCGCGCAGGCGCGGGCGACCCTCGAGG
Above is a window of Deltaproteobacteria bacterium DNA encoding:
- a CDS encoding ABC transporter ATP-binding protein; its protein translation is MKRGVVSRLSRAFRGDLWTHRWALVLSTVLEIVAAGAAILTPWPLKLLIDSAIAHKPLPPLLRALDPGLSPEALVLPLAAGYVLITAIGAAAVAWQKIIDARVAEQVNLELRDRVLMHVQALPPTIRATHRSGELVLRLVDDVKVFVRLQMRTVPLIFRYATTGTLTLAVMFWIEPRLGLVGLVIVPALIAVALWNGRQLHEASREKRHHEGEVAGLAQEIVRGLPTVQVLGAEEHARERFGATNARSLEAGMHETRLEVGMERSLTIAKGVAVAVVIGGGALLVLRGSLTVGVLTVFASYISNLLKPVEKINDLASAVSKGLAAGERLLALLEHAPEVRDAPAAVQIGRARGALELEDVHFAYPDSGGRGAAVLRGATLRLEPGSFTVLLGKSGAGKSTIVSLLLRLFDPSAGTVRLDGRPITGISLRSLRAQFAVMIQDTHLFAGTVREALTPPGAEMADERLWEALGRVGLDGFFRGLTAGLDTPLGEDGVDLSGGQRRRVALARAFLLDRPILVLDEPLEGVDTANEALIVEALKRIRDRRTCLVITHRPSLLDCADAVYRLEGGRIVDGMSIVRGRGSAAGAGQ
- a CDS encoding glycosyltransferase family 4 protein, yielding MADARRSASRATGSIAYLLTGFPRLSETFIASEIHWLERQGLRLRLFVLKLDDRRAPHPVVARIAARPDYLPVTASFTHTPFLRWLVRSLPAFLPGILRLAWWRPRGLVRAIAATIAQARRARRDGSWPPRVVKEFLQATALADRLRRTPDVRHLHAHFCHGTATVAWLASMISRIPFSFTAHARDLYQPSLNPGGLLRRKIAAARFAVTCTEANRRYLAAIAAGVPVHCVYHGLNADLARLLAAAPGAPTARDQSIRALGVGRLVPKKGFDVLVEACALVRAQGVAVKATIVGDQGAHEAEVRRRITARGLADAVQLAGPLGQAALLDEYLRATVFCLPCRVAEDGDRDGIPNVLIEAMACGLPVVTTAVSGIPELVVDGVNGLLVPPEDPAALAEAMVRLHRDPDLARRLGGAAEAAVRQRFDGERLAAHLALLFRPAVAA
- a CDS encoding glycosyltransferase family 4 protein, which gives rise to MMPGGIAVVTSGFPRRSETFLLNELLALDARGTLAAVFATKAGDGGPLHPGCARLLGRVELLPAGSASTQAARLAERLRGREVTGIHGYFAHRPAAVAAHAARRLGVPYGFSVHARDARKVTPAALAARARRAACVIACNRDIAAELARAGAPSRVLPHGVDTHRFRPRPEPRGVPLCLLAVGRLVEKKGFETLIEAVARLTIPFRLRIVGEGPRQARLARAVAAARLGERVTLAGPGTHADLPAEYARAHVVVLPSVADRNGDRDGLPNVVLEALASARAVVASDVGAVATAVLPGRTGVLVPPGDAEALARALELLARRPDWRKRLGREGRAYIERRFELGRCTERLGRVLERAYG
- a CDS encoding glycosyltransferase, producing the protein MVDESTEITNSMAPVPAVEMAVQPSPVIGPKILLYSHDTFGLGNIHRTLLVAEALTGALPGAAVLIVTGSPVIHALRIPDGMDYVKLPCLDRVAAERYQPMFLSSWSDDVKRMRRDILRKAALGFDPDLVIVDKRATGVDGELLGTLAALRRLRRPPRIVLGLRDILDEPARTRRVLAKSHAFATIERYYDEVWVYGTPAVFDTVREYGFPEAVARKTVFCGYLRTGTEGCPSNGGPPRVLVTTGGGGDGSDVVEAYLEGLLGLPRRFALRTTIVFGPQMPEHRRARILERFGVMPDVDFFDFEPDLGRRYAEADVVVSMAGYSTVCELLSSGRRAVLVPRAEPVREQLIRARRFADLGYFDLIEPGELTPERLISTVLSALHRDPAPVAPVDLGGLVRVVTRARALFDGGA